A region of Elusimicrobiota bacterium DNA encodes the following proteins:
- the murG gene encoding undecaprenyldiphospho-muramoylpentapeptide beta-N-acetylglucosaminyltransferase produces MRVLIAAGGTGGHLLPGLAVAKALRERNHRVHFVVKKDRDSQSFLAREGFPSSAFHFEGFPRTLSPRAALFPFAAGAALLAARRIVRREAPDVFLGMGGYLSVPAGLAAVLRRVPMVLHEQNTHAGLANRFLSRWARTVGLSFDPTTGLSPRVGRTVWTGLPLRPDLEPRDPAEARRSLGLDPNAFTLLVFGGSQGARALNAGILDAIPRLARERPDWQFIHLTGAADEEKARTVYAGTSRRAFVRAYFADMAAAYSAADFVVARAGANTVMELSLMGRAALLVPFPHATDDHQRSNARFLEKTGQARVLLEREMDVGKLTELLGSLPEREILRRETKERLSRVPPEMRTAAGRLADWVVEGGE; encoded by the coding sequence ATGCGCGTTCTGATCGCGGCGGGGGGAACGGGGGGCCATCTTTTGCCGGGATTGGCGGTGGCCAAGGCGCTTCGCGAGCGGAATCACCGGGTTCATTTTGTCGTCAAGAAAGACCGGGATTCCCAGTCCTTCCTGGCCCGGGAGGGTTTTCCTTCCTCGGCCTTCCACTTCGAGGGCTTTCCGCGGACTTTGTCGCCGCGGGCGGCTCTTTTCCCTTTCGCGGCCGGGGCGGCTTTGCTGGCGGCGCGCCGGATCGTGAGGCGGGAGGCGCCGGACGTTTTTCTCGGAATGGGAGGGTATCTTTCCGTTCCGGCGGGCCTCGCGGCGGTTCTCCGCCGAGTGCCCATGGTCCTGCATGAGCAGAACACCCACGCAGGACTGGCCAATCGATTCCTTTCCCGTTGGGCGCGGACCGTCGGTCTCAGTTTCGATCCGACCACGGGCCTCTCCCCTCGCGTCGGCCGCACGGTTTGGACGGGCCTTCCTCTCCGCCCCGACTTGGAGCCGCGGGACCCGGCGGAGGCCCGCCGCTCTTTGGGGCTGGATCCCAACGCTTTTACCCTGCTCGTGTTCGGGGGAAGCCAGGGCGCCCGGGCTTTGAACGCGGGAATTCTGGACGCCATCCCCCGACTGGCCCGGGAGCGGCCCGATTGGCAGTTCATCCATCTCACGGGGGCCGCCGACGAAGAGAAAGCCCGAACGGTGTACGCGGGGACTTCGCGGAGGGCCTTCGTTCGCGCCTATTTTGCCGATATGGCGGCGGCCTATTCGGCGGCGGATTTCGTTGTGGCGAGGGCGGGGGCCAACACCGTCATGGAGCTTTCTCTGATGGGTCGGGCCGCCCTTCTGGTCCCGTTCCCCCACGCCACGGACGATCACCAGCGGTCCAACGCCCGTTTCCTTGAAAAAACGGGCCAAGCCCGCGTTCTTTTGGAGAGGGAGATGGACGTGGGAAAATTGACGGAACTTTTAGGGTCTTTGCCGGAGCGGGAAATCCTTCGTCGTGAAACAAAAGAGCGGTTGTCCCGCGTTCCTCCGGAAATGCGGACGGCCGCCGGGCGATTGGCCGATTGGGTGGTGGAGGGGGGAGAATGA
- the surE gene encoding 5'/3'-nucleotidase SurE, protein MKRAQKNILVVNDDGIYGEGLKPLAKALGVLGRVTIVVPERERSAASHAITLHKPIRVRKLEENLYIMNGTPADCTRFGVIAMLKERADLVVSGINHGANLGADTMYSGTVGAAKEACMLGIPALAVSVATKEENPHFATATRFSVFLARQLLARSIPKNTCLNVNVPNRSWGNIQGVAVTTLGKRIYGRALSPRVDPRGLTYYWMAGAVPRGVGEPGSDIAAIEEGKISVTPLKLYLTDEVFLPDLRRWKWPK, encoded by the coding sequence ATGAAACGAGCTCAAAAAAATATTCTGGTGGTAAACGATGACGGGATTTACGGCGAGGGCCTGAAACCCCTGGCCAAGGCCCTGGGGGTCCTGGGGCGGGTGACGATCGTGGTTCCGGAACGGGAACGATCCGCGGCCAGCCATGCCATCACTCTGCACAAACCGATCCGGGTTCGGAAGCTGGAAGAAAACCTCTACATCATGAACGGAACCCCCGCGGACTGCACGCGGTTCGGGGTCATCGCGATGTTGAAGGAACGGGCGGACCTGGTGGTCTCCGGCATCAACCACGGGGCCAACCTGGGGGCGGACACCATGTATTCCGGAACCGTGGGCGCCGCCAAGGAAGCCTGCATGCTGGGCATCCCCGCGCTGGCGGTGTCGGTCGCGACGAAGGAAGAAAATCCTCACTTCGCCACCGCCACCCGGTTCAGCGTTTTTTTGGCTCGGCAGTTGTTGGCTCGTTCCATCCCGAAGAACACCTGCCTGAACGTGAACGTGCCCAACCGATCCTGGGGAAATATCCAGGGGGTCGCCGTCACCACCTTGGGGAAGCGAATTTATGGCCGGGCCCTGTCCCCCCGGGTGGACCCGCGGGGGCTGACCTATTACTGGATGGCCGGGGCCGTGCCCCGGGGGGTCGGCGAACCCGGTTCCGACATCGCCGCCATCGAGGAAGGGAAAATCTCCGTCACGCCCCTCAAACTCTATTTGACCGATGAGGTCTTTCTTCCGGACCTCCGACGATGGAAATGGCCGAAGTGA
- a CDS encoding GAF domain-containing protein — MHPAPAPRPFPPDPLPEERNDAKVEMEELSEWRRRLNLLLDYTRRMSLRKDLESLLSLVVEAAREILQAERCTVFLLDKKNNELWSRVATGERTIRVPAHRGIVGETISHRRVINITDAYADDRFNPDVDRTTGFRTQTLLTAPLIKTQGDVLGALQVLNKTGGSFLPDDEKMLVLFAEQAAAAVENAQLYDELQAAYKDTIFRLAAAAEFKDHDTRNHLERVSRYAALIAEERGMPEDWCARLALASPMHDIGKLGVPDAILKKPGRLTEEEWVDMRRHPLFGGDILANSENELLRMSERVARGHHEKWDGTGYPLGISGEAIPLEARIVALADVFDALTSRRCYKPAFSLDDTTKIIDEGAGKHFDPQLVEAFRNIFPKIVEVMERFADNPVETPPAPGPQTVSIPS, encoded by the coding sequence ATGCACCCCGCCCCCGCCCCTCGGCCGTTCCCGCCGGACCCCTTGCCGGAGGAGCGGAACGACGCGAAAGTGGAAATGGAGGAATTGAGCGAGTGGCGCCGTCGGCTGAACCTCCTGCTCGACTACACGCGCCGCATGTCGCTCCGGAAAGACCTGGAATCTCTCCTGAGTTTGGTGGTGGAGGCCGCGCGGGAAATCCTTCAAGCGGAACGGTGCACGGTTTTCCTATTGGATAAAAAAAATAACGAGCTTTGGTCGAGGGTCGCCACCGGAGAACGGACGATCCGCGTCCCCGCCCACCGCGGGATCGTGGGGGAAACCATCTCCCATCGCCGGGTGATCAACATCACCGACGCCTACGCCGATGACCGATTCAACCCCGACGTCGACCGAACGACCGGGTTTCGCACCCAAACCTTGCTGACCGCCCCCCTTATTAAAACCCAAGGGGATGTCCTGGGCGCCCTGCAGGTGTTGAACAAGACGGGGGGATCGTTTCTCCCGGACGATGAGAAAATGCTGGTCCTCTTCGCCGAACAAGCGGCCGCGGCCGTGGAGAACGCCCAGCTTTATGATGAACTTCAGGCCGCCTACAAAGACACGATTTTTCGTTTGGCTGCGGCGGCCGAATTCAAAGACCACGACACCCGCAATCACCTGGAACGTGTCAGCCGCTACGCCGCGCTGATCGCCGAAGAACGGGGGATGCCGGAAGATTGGTGCGCCCGCCTGGCCCTGGCCAGCCCCATGCACGACATCGGGAAGCTGGGGGTCCCCGACGCTATTCTAAAAAAGCCCGGACGACTGACTGAAGAAGAATGGGTGGACATGCGCCGGCACCCTCTCTTCGGCGGCGATATCCTGGCCAACTCCGAAAATGAACTTCTCCGGATGTCGGAACGCGTCGCCCGTGGCCACCACGAAAAGTGGGACGGAACCGGCTATCCTTTGGGAATTTCGGGTGAAGCGATCCCGTTGGAGGCGCGCATCGTGGCCCTGGCCGACGTCTTTGACGCCCTCACGTCCCGCCGCTGTTACAAACCGGCTTTTTCTTTGGACGACACGACCAAAATCATCGACGAAGGGGCCGGAAAGCATTTCGATCCCCAACTCGTTGAGGCCTTCCGAAACATCTTCCCCAAAATAGTCGAAGTCATGGAACGCTTCGCTGACAACCCCGTGGAAACCCCACCCGCGCCCGGCCCTCAGACGGTTTCCATACCGTCCTGA
- the nadC gene encoding carboxylating nicotinate-nucleotide diphosphorylase, translated as MNFRREARRALAEDRARRDVTSKGFVPPDARGRARVVVKEAGVLAGGPVALAVFREMHPTVRARSLAPDGSEVSVGQAVLEASGPLRALLSAERSALNFLTHLSGVATLTRRFVQAAGPQGPAILETRKTLPGLRDLEKYAVRMGGGQNHRRDLSDMVLIKENHLEFFKGPSGRADLVRRVRRARGSGGAGKNRSRRLVEMECRNRDEVRWALEAGADLLLLDNIPLRDLPAFVRWVRAEAARHPGAPPLLEVSGGVTLAAIPRLARTGVDRVSVGRLTHSAPALDMSLDVEVQ; from the coding sequence ATGAATTTCCGACGAGAAGCGCGGCGGGCCCTGGCCGAAGACCGAGCCCGGCGGGACGTCACCTCAAAAGGGTTCGTTCCCCCCGACGCCCGGGGCCGGGCCCGGGTGGTGGTGAAGGAGGCGGGGGTCCTCGCGGGGGGGCCCGTGGCCCTCGCTGTTTTTCGTGAGATGCACCCGACCGTTCGCGCCCGGTCCTTGGCGCCGGACGGGAGCGAGGTCTCGGTCGGCCAAGCGGTGCTGGAGGCTAGCGGCCCGCTCCGCGCGCTTCTCTCGGCGGAACGCTCCGCCCTCAATTTCTTGACGCACCTGTCCGGCGTCGCGACCTTGACCCGTCGTTTCGTCCAAGCGGCCGGGCCCCAAGGGCCGGCGATTCTCGAAACGCGGAAGACCTTGCCCGGCCTGCGGGATCTGGAAAAATACGCGGTGCGAATGGGGGGCGGCCAAAACCATCGCCGCGACCTTTCGGACATGGTTCTGATCAAAGAAAACCACCTCGAATTTTTCAAAGGCCCTTCCGGCCGCGCGGACCTCGTTCGCCGGGTTCGCCGGGCGAGGGGTTCCGGCGGCGCGGGTAAAAATCGGTCCCGTCGTCTGGTGGAAATGGAATGTCGGAACCGGGACGAAGTCCGGTGGGCTTTAGAGGCGGGCGCCGATCTTTTGCTCCTGGACAACATTCCCCTCCGGGACCTTCCGGCTTTTGTTCGTTGGGTGAGAGCCGAAGCCGCCCGTCATCCCGGCGCGCCCCCTCTTCTGGAAGTTTCCGGAGGCGTGACGCTGGCGGCCATTCCACGTTTGGCCCGGACGGGGGTGGACCGTGTTTCCGTGGGTCGGCTCACCCATTCCGCTCCCGCCCTGGACATGAGCTTGGACGTGGAGGTTCAATGA
- a CDS encoding biotin--[acetyl-CoA-carboxylase] ligase, translated as MRTDSLLARLRAADGPLSGSALADSLGVTRAAVHKRIEKLRVSGHRISGTHRVGYRWSGSTGRLDASVLQGPLARDVIHRRVLASTQDTAKAGAVRGAAEGTLVIADRQTAGRGRMGRRWSSPAGGLWFSLVLRPAVRPDRVPPLPLVAALSWVEVLRARGVPAGVKWPNDVWADGKKIAGFLTEMSAETDRVQWVVLGAGVNVNNRPPSSLPGGLPVPAGAVAQWTGPVVLEELLGDWLSRFSRSYSRFVRAGFSPFRPAFERWSVLQGERVFFEGPSGRCEGRVIGIDREGRLRLTSARGETTCGAGEVSLIRPEQRHGRPRSFP; from the coding sequence ATGAGAACCGATTCCCTTCTTGCGCGCCTGCGGGCGGCCGACGGACCGCTTTCCGGGAGCGCCCTGGCCGACTCGCTCGGAGTGACGCGGGCCGCCGTCCATAAACGGATCGAAAAGCTTCGGGTTTCGGGACACCGTATTTCGGGGACCCACCGGGTGGGCTACCGGTGGTCCGGGTCCACGGGTCGCCTGGACGCCTCCGTGTTGCAGGGGCCCCTGGCGCGAGACGTGATTCATCGCCGAGTCCTCGCTTCCACTCAGGACACGGCCAAGGCCGGCGCCGTCCGCGGCGCGGCCGAAGGGACCCTCGTCATCGCCGACCGGCAAACCGCCGGTCGGGGCCGGATGGGGCGCCGCTGGTCTTCACCGGCGGGGGGTCTCTGGTTTTCGCTCGTTCTTCGCCCTGCGGTTCGCCCGGACCGCGTTCCGCCTCTCCCTTTGGTGGCCGCCTTGTCGTGGGTGGAGGTCTTGCGGGCGCGGGGCGTACCCGCTGGCGTCAAGTGGCCCAACGACGTTTGGGCCGACGGAAAAAAAATAGCCGGATTCTTGACCGAAATGTCCGCCGAGACCGACCGCGTGCAGTGGGTGGTCCTCGGCGCGGGGGTGAATGTCAACAACCGGCCTCCCTCTTCTCTTCCCGGAGGCCTGCCGGTTCCCGCGGGGGCGGTCGCCCAGTGGACGGGGCCGGTGGTCCTTGAAGAACTGTTGGGAGATTGGTTGTCCCGCTTTTCCCGGTCCTACTCCCGGTTCGTCCGTGCGGGATTCTCTCCATTTCGGCCGGCGTTCGAACGATGGTCGGTGCTCCAGGGCGAGCGGGTGTTCTTTGAGGGGCCTTCGGGCCGGTGCGAGGGCCGCGTGATTGGGATCGACCGGGAAGGCCGGTTGCGACTGACCTCGGCGCGGGGGGAAACGACCTGTGGGGCGGGCGAGGTTTCCTTGATTCGCCCCGAACAGAGGCATGGCCGACCGAGGTCTTTCCCATGA
- a CDS encoding response regulator has product MSSSVPLRLLIADQDPAFVKLFARRMAELTAWTVTVESCGAGAELLQRIYAEPFDLVFMDLGLTDIGGLDLLARLARTSLPLPVVALSSENEARPAVEAMKRGVLDHVMKEDFATMDLGGFLGRLTETFRLKRENAELHQIGQMKNDFLATISHELRTPLTSILGLSELLMAGRMGPVADKQADGLRKVIEQSQNLARLINQLLDVQDTMLERAQGDFRPVSLTEIVDRHVTSLRPLFEKKGIQLALFLPGEPFFVHGHGESLGKVMEQLLLNALKFTPSGGGVTVSLQGMPPQGALLSVQDTGQGIPKEALGFVFQKFFHADPSLTRTTGGLGLGLAYCQHVVESHGGRIWVESAGSGQGTCVHISLACLARKGFPPPVPARDHQLVLWVDDNPNMLELMEVGFASLPETVHLVTRQSGQAALEEARARPPDLIVLDLMMPDMNGLEVLSHLKADPATARIPVFVVTGYREAAQEAVAQGAVDSFLKPFRIPEILEKIREILRLPSSAQKL; this is encoded by the coding sequence ATGAGTTCTTCCGTTCCGCTCCGCCTTCTGATCGCCGACCAAGATCCGGCTTTTGTGAAACTCTTCGCCCGGCGCATGGCGGAACTGACGGCCTGGACGGTCACCGTTGAATCCTGTGGGGCTGGAGCCGAACTTTTGCAACGCATTTACGCCGAACCCTTCGATCTGGTGTTTATGGACCTGGGGCTGACCGACATCGGCGGTTTGGATTTGTTGGCCCGGCTCGCTCGGACCTCCTTGCCCCTGCCGGTGGTGGCCCTGTCCTCGGAAAACGAGGCCCGTCCTGCGGTGGAGGCGATGAAGCGGGGCGTTTTGGACCATGTGATGAAGGAGGACTTCGCCACCATGGACCTCGGGGGTTTTCTGGGGCGGCTCACCGAGACGTTTCGACTGAAACGGGAGAACGCCGAACTCCATCAAATCGGCCAGATGAAAAACGATTTCCTCGCCACCATCTCCCATGAGCTTCGCACGCCGCTCACTTCCATCCTGGGACTGAGCGAATTGCTTATGGCCGGACGGATGGGGCCGGTGGCGGACAAACAGGCTGATGGCCTGCGGAAAGTGATCGAACAATCTCAGAACCTTGCGCGCCTGATCAATCAACTCTTGGACGTGCAAGACACGATGTTGGAGCGGGCGCAGGGGGATTTCCGGCCTGTGTCTCTCACGGAAATCGTTGATCGCCACGTCACCTCTCTCCGTCCGTTGTTCGAGAAAAAGGGGATCCAGCTGGCGCTCTTCCTTCCCGGCGAACCGTTTTTTGTCCATGGGCACGGGGAATCTCTGGGGAAAGTCATGGAGCAACTTCTCTTGAACGCCCTGAAATTCACGCCGTCCGGAGGAGGTGTGACGGTTTCCCTTCAGGGCATGCCTCCCCAAGGGGCGCTCCTCTCCGTCCAGGACACCGGCCAAGGAATTCCGAAAGAGGCCTTGGGGTTCGTGTTCCAAAAATTTTTTCATGCCGACCCCAGCCTCACCCGGACCACCGGGGGTTTGGGTCTCGGGTTGGCCTATTGCCAGCATGTCGTGGAAAGCCACGGCGGTCGGATCTGGGTGGAATCGGCGGGTTCCGGGCAGGGGACGTGCGTTCATATCTCGTTGGCGTGTCTGGCCAGGAAAGGTTTTCCCCCTCCGGTGCCCGCGCGGGATCATCAATTGGTTCTGTGGGTCGACGACAACCCCAACATGCTCGAATTGATGGAGGTGGGGTTCGCTTCCCTGCCGGAAACGGTCCACCTGGTGACGCGTCAAAGCGGCCAGGCGGCCCTTGAAGAAGCCCGCGCCCGGCCCCCGGACCTGATCGTCCTGGACCTCATGATGCCGGACATGAACGGCTTGGAAGTGTTGAGCCACCTCAAGGCCGACCCCGCGACCGCCCGGATTCCCGTTTTCGTCGTCACGGGTTACCGCGAGGCGGCTCAGGAGGCCGTGGCCCAGGGCGCGGTCGACTCTTTCCTGAAACCCTTCCGCATCCCGGAAATATTGGAAAAAATCCGAGAAATCCTTCGCCTCCCGTCGTCCGCCCAGAAGTTGTAG
- the mtnP gene encoding S-methyl-5'-thioadenosine phosphorylase, giving the protein MPKRQRSTEPVRLAVIGGSGLYDVPGIEDVQEIRVKTPFGDPSDVFVVGRLAGVRCAFLPRHGRGHRHLPTEVPSRANIYALKSLGVERVIGVGAVGSLKEELAPRHFVVPDQVFDRTKLRSTTFFGDGIVAHIGVDQPFCSSLSGVLAQVAGELGVTVHGGGQDVCIEGPSFSTKAESQVNRAHGFSVVGMTLVPEYKLAREAEMCYATVSLVTDYDVWKEGEEVSVEKVVATMQANVAHVKDLLRVLLPRLTGPRTCACGTALRNAVFTDLKAMKPSTRRKLDLLLRGRVPPIP; this is encoded by the coding sequence TTGCCGAAACGCCAGCGTTCCACCGAACCCGTCCGCCTCGCCGTCATCGGCGGGAGCGGGCTTTACGATGTCCCCGGAATTGAAGACGTCCAAGAAATCCGGGTCAAAACGCCCTTTGGGGACCCCTCCGACGTTTTCGTGGTGGGCCGGCTGGCCGGGGTTCGTTGCGCCTTCCTTCCCCGCCACGGCCGCGGCCACCGGCACCTCCCGACCGAGGTCCCCTCGCGCGCCAATATTTACGCTTTGAAATCCCTAGGCGTCGAACGCGTCATCGGCGTCGGCGCCGTGGGGAGCCTGAAGGAGGAACTGGCGCCGCGGCATTTCGTCGTTCCCGATCAGGTGTTTGACCGCACCAAGCTTCGGTCGACGACGTTTTTCGGCGACGGGATCGTGGCTCACATCGGAGTGGACCAGCCCTTCTGTTCGTCTCTCAGCGGGGTCCTGGCTCAGGTGGCCGGGGAACTCGGGGTCACCGTTCATGGGGGCGGCCAGGACGTCTGCATCGAAGGCCCCAGTTTTTCGACCAAAGCGGAATCCCAGGTGAACCGCGCCCACGGTTTTTCGGTGGTCGGCATGACGCTGGTCCCGGAATACAAACTGGCTCGGGAAGCCGAGATGTGTTACGCCACCGTTTCTCTCGTGACCGATTACGACGTCTGGAAAGAGGGGGAGGAAGTGTCCGTCGAAAAGGTCGTGGCGACCATGCAGGCCAACGTGGCCCACGTGAAGGACCTCCTCCGGGTTCTCTTGCCGCGATTGACGGGCCCCCGGACGTGCGCCTGCGGCACGGCTCTCCGGAACGCCGTCTTCACCGACCTGAAGGCGATGAAGCCTTCCACGCGGCGAAAACTCGATCTTCTTTTGCGCGGGCGCGTTCCACCGATCCCCTAG
- a CDS encoding NUDIX hydrolase, which produces MTSRWVERPVRRRRVYRGRAVDFWADTVRLPSGGTSVREYLGHPGAVAVVAIAGGTARDPDILFVRQYRYPVKEVTLELPAGKLDPGESPRVCVRRELEEETGFRARSVSRMLSYWPTPAFADEVIHLFLARGLSPGRFSPDEDEFIEPVRLPLSRALELARRGRLKDSKTLIGLLAFDRVLRKR; this is translated from the coding sequence ATGACCTCCCGCTGGGTGGAGCGGCCGGTTCGCCGGCGGCGGGTGTACCGCGGCCGGGCGGTGGACTTTTGGGCAGACACGGTTCGTTTGCCCTCCGGCGGCACCTCCGTGCGGGAATATCTGGGCCATCCGGGAGCCGTGGCCGTGGTGGCCATCGCGGGGGGAACCGCCAGGGACCCCGACATCCTGTTCGTTCGTCAGTACCGCTACCCGGTCAAAGAGGTCACCTTGGAACTCCCCGCCGGGAAACTGGACCCCGGGGAATCCCCGAGGGTTTGCGTTCGACGGGAGTTGGAGGAGGAAACCGGTTTTCGGGCCCGATCGGTGAGTCGAATGCTGTCCTACTGGCCCACGCCCGCCTTCGCCGATGAGGTGATCCATTTGTTTCTGGCTAGGGGCCTCTCCCCGGGCCGTTTTTCCCCGGACGAGGACGAATTCATTGAACCGGTCCGACTGCCATTGAGCCGCGCCCTGGAGCTGGCCCGCCGGGGCCGCCTCAAAGATTCGAAAACGCTTATCGGCCTCCTGGCTTTCGACCGGGTTCTCCGAAAGCGGTGA
- a CDS encoding lamin tail domain-containing protein has product MGRRTVVLVFVLLPALLRATILINEIAFDEPSGSPDWVELFNAGPGAQSVDRWTLTDLDTAAGKEIYLAFPTPIPEGSFLVVFVDAVGPADSDFSDGTGSVYSGTATTVDLNATEDELALFNGPTVSTGTLADFMAWVTVLPYDGETNGDQTFAVAAGVWTLGDVFSLSDSGGGYSIGRGRDGVDADRSSDFRFFQRPTRGLSNTPPPSPYPSALTVDPARRAFSPFDPDPWFQTTRFYFNSNAEAMKTIRVLDVRGRAVRTLVEGDREVGGADFSGTASGSVPWDGRDDAGTVVPLGLYLATLEAADPGSGETQRARASVAVGRP; this is encoded by the coding sequence ATGGGACGCCGCACCGTGGTCCTGGTGTTCGTCCTTCTCCCCGCCCTCCTCCGCGCTACGATCCTCATCAACGAAATCGCTTTCGACGAACCGTCGGGGTCTCCCGATTGGGTGGAACTTTTCAACGCGGGACCCGGGGCCCAGTCCGTGGACCGCTGGACCTTGACGGACTTGGACACCGCGGCGGGAAAAGAAATATACCTCGCGTTCCCAACGCCGATTCCCGAGGGCTCGTTTTTGGTGGTCTTCGTGGACGCCGTGGGGCCCGCCGATTCGGATTTCTCGGATGGGACCGGTTCGGTTTACAGCGGGACGGCGACGACGGTGGATTTGAACGCGACGGAAGACGAACTCGCGCTGTTCAACGGCCCGACGGTGTCCACCGGAACCCTGGCTGATTTTATGGCTTGGGTGACGGTGCTCCCCTACGATGGGGAGACCAACGGGGATCAAACCTTCGCCGTGGCCGCCGGGGTTTGGACCCTGGGCGACGTCTTTTCCCTTTCCGATTCCGGCGGTGGTTACAGCATCGGTCGAGGGCGGGATGGGGTCGACGCCGACCGTTCCTCCGATTTCCGGTTTTTTCAGCGGCCCACCCGAGGCCTCTCGAACACCCCTCCCCCCTCGCCGTATCCGTCCGCGTTGACCGTCGATCCCGCCCGCCGCGCGTTTTCACCCTTCGATCCCGACCCTTGGTTCCAAACGACGCGTTTTTATTTTAACTCGAACGCCGAGGCGATGAAAACGATTCGCGTCTTGGATGTTCGAGGCCGCGCGGTGAGGACCCTCGTGGAAGGCGACCGGGAGGTTGGGGGGGCGGATTTTTCGGGGACGGCGAGCGGAAGCGTTCCCTGGGATGGGCGGGATGACGCCGGAACCGTCGTCCCTCTCGGCCTCTACCTGGCCACCCTGGAGGCGGCCGATCCTGGGTCGGGGGAAACCCAGCGGGCCCGGGCTTCGGTGGCGGTGGGGAGACCCTGA
- a CDS encoding FAD-dependent oxidoreductase: MNYDAIVIGGGITGAGVLRDLALRGVRSLLVEKGEFGRATTAASSHLIHGGLRYLLYDRLTTHATCWDSGHIVRMARPLLTRLPILWPVYRDHRRGLDTVETLLESYDGFQPMKEGRSHRRLRAEETLRLAPGLKRDGLRGGLLFDEYWVDAVHLVAANIDSAVRAGAEARTGVEVIGFERMGNSSEIRGVRLRGVDGKEETLLAQVVINAAGPWADRVAALAGAEVSLRLQKGSHLVYPSSPLGAMPLKMGFCWRRWIGSVTCSSFRGREKPWWAPRTWPPRRVRTI, from the coding sequence ATGAACTACGACGCGATCGTCATCGGGGGGGGCATCACGGGCGCCGGCGTTTTGCGGGACCTGGCGCTTCGCGGGGTCCGGTCCCTCCTGGTGGAAAAAGGCGAGTTCGGCCGGGCCACCACCGCCGCGTCCAGCCACCTGATTCACGGGGGCCTCCGCTATCTCCTTTACGATCGTCTGACCACCCACGCCACGTGTTGGGATTCCGGCCACATCGTGCGCATGGCCCGCCCGCTCCTGACCCGGCTCCCGATCCTCTGGCCTGTCTACCGCGACCATCGGCGGGGCCTGGACACCGTGGAAACCCTGTTGGAATCCTACGACGGTTTTCAACCCATGAAAGAGGGCCGGTCCCACCGGCGCCTCAGGGCGGAAGAAACCCTTCGGCTGGCGCCTGGATTAAAACGCGACGGATTGCGCGGGGGCCTGCTCTTCGACGAATACTGGGTGGACGCGGTCCACCTGGTGGCGGCCAACATCGATTCGGCTGTTCGGGCGGGCGCGGAGGCCCGGACCGGGGTGGAGGTGATCGGGTTCGAACGGATGGGAAACTCCTCGGAGATTCGGGGGGTTCGCCTTCGCGGCGTGGACGGGAAAGAAGAAACTCTTTTGGCTCAAGTGGTGATCAATGCGGCGGGCCCCTGGGCGGACCGCGTCGCGGCCCTGGCGGGCGCGGAGGTTTCCCTCCGACTTCAGAAGGGCTCCCATTTGGTTTACCCTTCGAGCCCCTTGGGGGCCATGCCGCTGAAAATGGGCTTTTGCTGGAGGCGGTGGATCGGGAGCGTTACGTGTTCATCCTTCCGGGGCAGGGAAAAACCTTGGTGGGCCCCACGGACCTGGCCGCCGCGGAGAGTCCGGACCATTTGA